Proteins found in one Zea mays cultivar B73 chromosome 1, Zm-B73-REFERENCE-NAM-5.0, whole genome shotgun sequence genomic segment:
- the LOC103644669 gene encoding uncharacterized protein, whose translation MDVLSRSIIFRENDDLDDYLLLMIREYRRRKNAPSNRHRGSIFGHKVYDRNREEGARKLHRDYFDENPTYPEKIFRRRFRMSSRLFNRIAKAVEEHDHYFVQKKNAAGVRGFSCRQKVTAALRQLAYGVPADYVDEYVRIGESTAIESLRKFVRAIVHLFRNEYLRAPNVDDTTRLLNIAECRGFPCMLSNGEAPEVKYTINGHDYDMGYYLADGIYPTWSTFVKTKKAPTNAKDKNFAKAQEAQRKDVERAFGVLQARFAIVRGPARFWDEATLRDIMVACVIMHNMIIEDERADEHIYESYDSNDADVSMLISRAGTTKFTSFMQMREEIENSHVHCQLQKDLIEHLWEQRGQMDSQE comes from the exons ATGGATGTGCTGAGCAGGAGCATCATATTTCGTGAGAATGACGACCTTGATGACTATTTGCTGCTTATGATTCGTGAATATAGGAGGAGGAAAAATGCCCCAAGTAATAGGCATCGAGGTTCAATTTTTGGCCATAAGGTTTACGACAGGAACAGAGAGGAAGGTGCTAGAAAACTACATCGGGATTACTTTGACGAAAACCCAACATACCCCGAGAAGATTTTTCGGCGCCGCTTTCGGATGAGTTCCCGTCTTTTCAACAGGATTGCTAAAGCTGTTGAGGAGCATGACCACTATTTTGTTCAGAAAAAAAATGCTGCTGGTGTCCGTGGGTTTTCCTGTCGACAAAAGGTAACAGCAGCATTACGACAACTAGCTTATGGTGTACCAGCAGATTATGTTGATGAGTATGTTCGGATAGGTGAAAGCACTGCTATAGAAAGTTTGAGGAAATTTGTTAGGGCTATTGTTCATTTGTTTCGTAATGAATACCTGAGAGCCCCCAATGTAGATGATACAACCAGGCTACTTAATATTGCTGAATGTCGTGGATTTCCTTGTAT GCTTTCCAATGGTGAAGCTCCAGAAGTTAAATACACAATTAACGGACATGACTATGATATGGGTTACTATCTAGCGGATGGGATTTATCCTACTTGGTCGACATTTGTCAAAACTAAGAAGGCTCCGACAAATGCCAAGGACAAGAATTTTGCTAAGGCTCAGGAAGCACAGAGGAAAGACGTTGAGCGTGCTTTTGGTGTCCTGCAGGCTCGTTTTGCCATTGTTCGAGGTCCTGCTCGGTTTTGGGATGAAGCTACACTACGGGATATTATGGTGGCATGCGTAATCATGCATAATATGATAATTGAAGATGAACGTGCCGACGAACATATATACGAATCATATGATAGCAATGATGCTGATGTCAGTATGTTAATTTCACGAGCTGGAACTACAAAGTTTACATCATTCATGCAGATGCGTGAAGAAATCGAAAATTCTCATGTTCATTGTCAACTTCAGAAAGATCTTATCGAACATCTATGGGAGCAGCGGGGACAAATGGACAGCCAGGAGTAG